A genome region from Sphingobacteriaceae bacterium GW460-11-11-14-LB5 includes the following:
- a CDS encoding tRNA methyltransferase — protein MSIFKFKQFEVDQKGCAMRINTDGVLIAAMANQEEPKNILDIGTGTGVIALMLAQRFPDANIHAVEIDEQAAGTAKRNFQSSVFSDRLSISNVAIEQFSHSAKFDLIVSNPPFFVNDLKSEESRKGIARHADEDFFRLLIEKSNSLLADGGLIWLILPIKQANEVISSAADYGLFLAERIHIHSDQSKPTFRQVICLKRGEIVSKERDFNIYESLKQHTIVYKELLKDFFLAF, from the coding sequence ATGAGTATTTTCAAATTCAAACAATTTGAAGTCGACCAAAAGGGTTGTGCCATGAGGATTAATACCGATGGTGTTTTAATTGCCGCGATGGCCAATCAGGAAGAACCTAAAAACATCCTGGATATTGGAACAGGTACTGGTGTAATTGCATTGATGCTGGCTCAGCGTTTTCCAGACGCAAATATACATGCTGTAGAAATTGATGAACAGGCTGCAGGAACTGCTAAACGGAATTTCCAGTCGTCAGTTTTCAGTGACCGGTTAAGTATTAGCAACGTAGCTATCGAACAGTTTAGCCATTCAGCGAAATTTGATCTGATCGTTTCTAATCCGCCCTTTTTTGTGAATGATTTAAAAAGTGAAGAATCCAGGAAGGGGATAGCAAGGCATGCTGATGAAGATTTTTTTAGGTTATTAATTGAAAAATCAAACTCCCTTTTAGCTGACGGAGGATTGATCTGGCTTATTCTCCCAATAAAACAGGCAAATGAGGTTATTAGTAGCGCTGCTGACTATGGTTTGTTCCTTGCAGAGCGGATCCATATTCATTCTGATCAAAGCAAACCAACCTTTAGACAGGTAATTTGTTTGAAAAGGGGTGAAATTGTTTCAAAAGAAAGAGACTTTAATATTTATGAATCTTTAAAACAGCATACCATAGTTTATAAAGAATTGCTTAAAGATTTTTTCCTGGCATTCTAA
- a CDS encoding YfcE family phosphodiesterase produces MKKIGLISDTHGFLDDAVFKHFDGVDEIWHAGDFGPHVAEPLAAFKPLRGVFGNIDDAAIRAEFPEQNRFSCEGVDVWMTHIGGYPGRYSSSIKAEIYTNPPKLFITGHSHILKVMFDEKIKCLHINPGAAGKHGWHKVRTLIRFCITDENIHTLEVIELSGR; encoded by the coding sequence ATGAAAAAAATAGGATTAATTTCTGATACCCATGGTTTTTTAGATGATGCGGTTTTTAAACACTTTGATGGTGTAGATGAAATTTGGCATGCCGGGGATTTTGGACCTCATGTGGCCGAGCCCCTGGCGGCGTTTAAGCCACTGCGTGGTGTGTTTGGAAATATTGATGATGCTGCAATTAGAGCGGAATTCCCAGAGCAAAATCGATTTAGCTGTGAGGGGGTTGATGTTTGGATGACCCATATTGGTGGATACCCGGGGAGGTACTCGTCTTCAATTAAGGCAGAAATATACACTAACCCTCCTAAATTATTTATTACCGGGCACTCGCATATTTTAAAAGTAATGTTCGACGAAAAAATAAAATGTTTGCATATAAACCCCGGAGCAGCTGGAAAACACGGTTGGCACAAAGTGAGAACCCTTATTAGATTTTGTATAACTGATGAAAATATTCATACCTTAGAGGTTATAGAGTTATCGGGTAGATAA
- a CDS encoding fructose-bisphosphatase class I: MVCGVKTLGQFIIEKQADFPYAKGELSRLLRDIGIAAKIVNREINKAGLVDILGDMGTTNIQGEEQKKLDVYADEQFIAALTSGGECCIVATEEEDEIIHIESPVSQNAKYIVCIDPLDGSSNTDVNVAVGTIFSIYRRKSVDGRASITDVLQKGTEQVAAGYIIYGSSTMLVYTTGKGVNGFTLDPSIGEFCLSHPQMKIPETGYLYSVNEGNYVHFPDGVKKYIKYCQVEDEATKRPYTSRYIGSMVGDIHRNLIKGGIYIYPTTSRSPNGKLRLLYECNPMAFIIEQAGGKASTGFDRILEIEPTELHQRVPIFIGSKHMVEKAEEMMLLYTAKSISIEPTVEAKLENLNVIGGID, encoded by the coding sequence ATGGTTTGTGGCGTTAAAACATTAGGACAATTTATTATAGAAAAACAAGCAGATTTCCCATATGCTAAAGGAGAACTTTCGAGGTTGTTAAGGGATATTGGTATTGCCGCTAAAATTGTAAACCGCGAAATTAATAAAGCGGGTTTAGTTGATATTTTGGGCGATATGGGAACCACCAATATTCAGGGTGAGGAACAAAAAAAGTTAGATGTTTATGCAGATGAACAATTTATTGCTGCATTAACCAGTGGTGGCGAATGCTGTATTGTTGCTACCGAAGAAGAAGACGAAATCATCCACATCGAATCGCCGGTTTCGCAAAATGCTAAATATATTGTGTGTATTGATCCTTTAGATGGCTCTTCGAATACAGATGTAAACGTAGCTGTAGGGACTATTTTCTCTATTTATCGCAGAAAATCCGTTGATGGTAGGGCGAGCATAACTGATGTATTGCAAAAAGGCACTGAACAGGTGGCTGCCGGTTACATTATATATGGCTCATCTACCATGTTGGTTTATACCACAGGGAAGGGGGTTAACGGTTTTACATTAGATCCGTCAATTGGTGAGTTCTGTTTATCGCACCCCCAGATGAAAATACCCGAAACAGGTTATCTATACTCGGTAAACGAAGGTAATTATGTTCACTTCCCTGATGGCGTTAAAAAGTACATCAAATACTGCCAGGTAGAGGATGAAGCGACTAAACGCCCATACACTTCGCGTTATATTGGTTCGATGGTTGGCGATATCCACCGGAATTTAATTAAAGGCGGTATTTATATTTACCCAACTACTTCGCGCTCGCCTAACGGCAAGTTAAGGTTGTTATACGAATGTAATCCAATGGCTTTTATTATTGAGCAGGCTGGGGGCAAAGCCAGTACAGGTTTTGACCGTATACTCGAAATTGAGCCAACAGAACTGCATCAAAGGGTTCCGATTTTTATCGGATCAAAACATATGGTAGAAAAGGCCGAAGAAATGATGTTATTGTATACTGCAAAATCAATTTCAATTGAGCCAACAGTAGAAGCCAAACTGGAAAATTTAAATGTAATCGGTGGAATTGATTAA
- a CDS encoding ribonuclease HI, with translation MIEIYTDGAASGNPGPGGWGTILRAGQHYKELSGGFRMTTNNRMELLAVIKGLEALKSLNQQVTVYSDSKYVVDAVEKKWVFGWVTKNFKDKKNKDLWLRFLELYKLHKVKFIWIKGHNDHPENERCDRLAVFASQDKQNLAVDTFFEVERSKI, from the coding sequence ATGATCGAAATTTACACAGACGGAGCAGCTAGCGGAAACCCGGGACCAGGTGGTTGGGGAACAATTTTAAGGGCAGGACAACACTATAAAGAATTAAGTGGTGGCTTTAGGATGACCACAAATAACCGCATGGAACTATTGGCTGTAATAAAAGGATTAGAAGCATTAAAAAGCTTAAATCAGCAGGTAACAGTTTATTCTGATTCGAAATATGTAGTAGATGCGGTGGAGAAGAAATGGGTCTTCGGCTGGGTAACCAAAAATTTCAAGGATAAGAAAAACAAAGACCTATGGTTAAGGTTTCTGGAACTGTATAAACTTCACAAAGTGAAATTTATCTGGATTAAAGGCCACAACGATCACCCGGAAAATGAACGTTGCGACCGTTTAGCTGTTTTTGCCTCGCAAGACAAGCAAAACCTGGCTGTAGATACTTTTTTTGAAGTAGAAAGAAGCAAAATTTAG
- a CDS encoding response regulator codes for MKDKKILICDDDLGILEMLELFLEDEGYQVLIEPNSINALKTIERESPHLILLDIWMPKISGDQILRSLRQNSKIALIPVLMYSASTDGKNIAESCGADAYVPKPFDLNVLLDEIEKLIDK; via the coding sequence ATGAAAGATAAAAAGATTCTGATTTGTGATGATGATTTAGGCATACTGGAAATGCTGGAACTGTTTTTGGAAGATGAAGGCTACCAGGTGCTAATTGAGCCTAACAGTATTAATGCGCTTAAAACAATCGAACGGGAGTCGCCGCATCTTATTCTTCTTGACATTTGGATGCCTAAGATATCAGGTGACCAGATCCTGAGGTCATTAAGACAGAACAGCAAAATTGCCTTAATTCCGGTATTAATGTACTCTGCGAGCACTGATGGCAAAAATATTGCTGAAAGCTGCGGAGCCGACGCCTATGTCCCCAAACCTTTCGATCTTAATGTGTTGCTGGATGAGATTGAGAAACTGATTGATAAATGA
- a CDS encoding PAS domain-containing sensor histidine kinase, protein MNTKKINAPLDLEVLYKVLDASVTGIVITDNLLPDNPIIYCNPAFEEITGYKRNEIIGHNCRFLQGRDRQQPERQAISTALASGESCRVEIRNYTKKGKLFYNELYISPVKEENGNITHFIGIQNDVSSRRRSQQELELVQQETERKVEERTRMYRESQEYLSSIVETIRESLVVMDKHYRVLSANKHFLNTFKVSINETKGKLLYDLGNGQWNIPELKKMMEEILPTNNPVLDYEVEHEFPHIGKKLMLLNAHRIELEGRYKDWILLAIEDITDQRALQQRKDDFLSIASHELKTPLTTIVGYMQLMNKLMPDNASDKFKAVVEKTGKYIQRLNQLLSELLDVSRIQTGNITLHREDFDFDKMVADTVESMRAATPSRKISLTGKIGRNFNGDESHLIQVVSNLLSNAIKYSADHTEIQVQVSSISDFIKVSVIDEGMGINEDELAKVFDRFYRVGEVHKHYPGMGIGLYLCQQIITNHGGTIWAESQKNVGSTFNFTLPMY, encoded by the coding sequence ATCAATACAAAAAAAATAAATGCACCCTTAGATCTTGAAGTTCTTTACAAGGTTTTGGATGCGTCAGTAACCGGAATTGTTATCACCGATAATCTGTTGCCAGACAATCCGATAATCTACTGCAACCCTGCTTTCGAAGAAATTACGGGATATAAAAGAAACGAGATCATTGGCCATAACTGTAGGTTCCTCCAGGGCAGGGATCGCCAGCAGCCTGAGCGCCAGGCAATTTCGACTGCACTTGCCAGCGGAGAGAGTTGCAGGGTTGAGATTAGAAATTACACCAAAAAGGGCAAATTGTTCTATAATGAACTGTATATATCGCCAGTTAAAGAAGAAAATGGTAACATCACACATTTTATTGGCATACAGAATGACGTGTCTTCCAGGCGGAGGTCCCAACAGGAACTCGAACTGGTGCAACAAGAGACAGAACGGAAAGTTGAAGAACGAACCAGAATGTACCGGGAGAGCCAGGAATATTTAAGCAGCATCGTTGAAACCATTCGGGAGAGCCTTGTTGTGATGGACAAACACTATAGGGTGCTAAGCGCCAACAAGCATTTCCTCAATACTTTCAAGGTTTCTATAAATGAAACAAAGGGAAAGTTGCTTTACGATCTTGGTAATGGTCAATGGAATATTCCGGAGCTAAAAAAGATGATGGAAGAAATCCTTCCTACCAACAATCCGGTACTGGACTATGAAGTTGAACATGAATTTCCGCATATCGGCAAAAAACTGATGCTTCTTAATGCCCACCGCATTGAGCTTGAAGGCAGATATAAGGATTGGATATTGCTTGCAATTGAGGATATTACAGATCAGCGGGCACTACAGCAGCGTAAGGATGATTTTCTTTCCATTGCCAGCCACGAGCTTAAAACACCGCTAACTACCATTGTTGGATATATGCAGCTTATGAACAAGCTGATGCCTGATAATGCGAGTGATAAGTTTAAAGCTGTGGTAGAAAAAACAGGAAAGTATATCCAGCGCCTAAATCAACTATTGTCCGAACTTCTGGATGTATCCAGGATCCAGACCGGCAACATCACCCTTCACCGTGAGGATTTCGACTTTGATAAAATGGTGGCTGATACTGTTGAGAGTATGAGAGCAGCAACGCCATCAAGAAAAATTTCCCTTACGGGAAAAATTGGCAGAAATTTTAACGGGGATGAATCCCATCTCATTCAGGTTGTTTCAAATTTGTTGAGCAATGCGATCAAATATTCTGCTGATCACACGGAAATCCAGGTCCAGGTTTCATCCATTAGCGATTTTATCAAGGTATCTGTAATTGATGAAGGCATGGGCATTAATGAGGATGAACTAGCTAAGGTTTTTGACCGCTTCTACCGCGTCGGAGAGGTACACAAACATTATCCGGGAATGGGAATTGGACTTTATCTTTGCCAGCAGATTATTACCAACCATGGCGGCACCATATGGGCCGAAAGCCAGAAAAACGTTGGATCTACCTTCAACTTTACCTTACCGATGTATTAG